The DNA sequence CCAGCGGGTAGCTTGTCGATAAATTTCACTGTGAATACGGCGGCGGTCAGTAAAAAAACTGTCGTTACGATCACAGCTAGTGCTGGTGCGATTAAGAAAAGTGCTACGTTGACGCTCAACAGACGATGAGTCTTTGTTTGTTCACAAAAAAAGCGCGCTGGGTGAGCACTGTCACTCAGCGCGCTTTTTTATATTCTATCCGCGTTTGCCAGTTTCGGTGTTGTGTCACCGCAATAAACTTCAATTCAATCCCCCCTTTTTCCCACTGGCATTTGGCCAGCCGTGGCGTTGCCTAAACGGGTCGACTTGTTATGATGCTGTCTTCCTATGTACGAGCAAGATACGATTGCGGCGATTGCGACGCCTCCGGGAGAAGGCGGTGTGGCGATTGTCCGCGTGAGTGGCATTGAGGCAGAGAGAATTGCCCAGCGCGTATTCAAACGGTCCCATGGCAAAGACGGCAAACTAAAATCGCATATGCTCTATCATGGTAGTATCCGTGATCCGCAGTCGCAAAATGTGGTCGACGAAGTTTTGCTGACCGTCATGCGTCAGCCCCATAGTTACACAGGCGAGGATGTGGTCGAAGTGCATGGCCACGGCGGAGCCATTGTCTCGCGGCAAGTTCTCGGCGTGATTCTCGCTCAAGGCGCACGCCAGGCAGAAGCTGGCGAATTTACCAAACGAGCGTTTCTCAATGGCAAGCTCGATTTGGCGCAAGCCGAAGCGGTGCTTGATCTGATTCGTGCGAAAACCGTCAAGGGCGCCGAGTTGGCGCTCAACCAAGCCAGCGGCGCATTATCTAAATTTGTTAGTGAGCTGCGCGAGGAACTTCTCGATATCTTGGTTCAGGTGGAGGCGGCTATAGACTTTCCTGACGAAGATATCGAACTCCTTCAACGCCCAAAGCTAATCGTAAAAATCTCTACTCTTGCTCGTAAAATTAACGAAATTTTAGCTACTTATGAATGGGGCCGATTGTTCAGAGAAGGTGCCACGGTGTGTATTTGTGGCCGTCCCAATGTCGGCAAGTCGAGTTTGCTCAATGCTTTACTTGGTGCGGAGCGGGTGATCGTAACTCCGATTCCGGGAACCACCAGAGATGTGATAGAAGAGTCGCTGAACCTGGACGGCCTACCCGTGGTAATTTGGGATACCGCAGGGATCCGTGAGAGCGGCGATCAAGTTGAGCAGTTGGGTGTGCAACTATCGCGTAAGCATTTGGCGAAGGCCGACGCGGCGATAGTTGTGCTCGATGGCTCAGAGAATATCACCGCAGGTGACCTGGAGCTACTTGGCTCAGTCATCGGCAAGAAACGTTTGCTGGCGATCAATAAGATGGATCTGCCACGAGCGTTTCCTATCGACAAAATTGGCTGCAATGATTCAGAAGCAATGCTGGTCGATGTTTCAGCAAAGACTAGCGCAGGCATCGACGCGCTGAAATCAGCGCTCCGAGAGATCTTACTGAATCACCAAACGGAGCCCGAGATAGCCATAACCAACGTGCGCCATCGCAGTGAGCTGATACGCAGCGCCGAGTCCTTGGAGCAAGGCGCAAGCGCTCTGGCCACTGGCTTCCCTCCTGAACTCGTCGCAGTCAACTTGAACGAAGCTCGTGAGGCCCTCGAAGAGATCATTGGTATCGTAAACAATGAAGATGTTTTAGAACGTATATTCAAAAATTATTGTATTGGAAAATAGTTATCTATAAAATACAATAAATTGATTTAAATAACATAAAATTACCAGTTGCGACTCTGTTTCACGTGAAACTATGAAAAGCGAACAGATATTCGATGTAATCGTTGTTGGCGCCGGCCATGCCGGAATTGAGGCGTGCTTGGCAGCCGCTAGGATGGGTTGTAGCACGTTGATGCTGACCTTGAATCTCGACCATATTGGTCAGATGTCATGTAACCCCGCAATTGGCGGTATTGGCAAGGGCCATCTGGTTAAAGAAATCGACGCGCTCGGTGGTGAGATGGGGCTGGCTATTGATGAGACCGGAATTCAATTTCGAATCCTCAATACCAAGAAAGGGCCTGCGGTTAGGGCGTCTCGGGCCCAGGCTGACAAGGCGCTGTATCGTCTGCGCATGAAGCGTGTCTTAGAGAACTGTCCAGGGCTGACTTTGCGCCAGGGAAGTGCGGAGGCTCTGCTCGTTGAAGATGGTGAAATAAAAGGTGTTGAAACTCAGATCGGTGAAAAATTCTACGGTCGGAGCGTCATTCTCACTACGGGGACCTTTCTCAAGGGTTTGATCCATATAGGCGATAGAAACTATTCGGCGGGCCGGGCTGGCGATTTCGCAGTGCAAGGATTGAGCGAGTCGATGGTGCGCCTAGGGTTCAAAGTCGGAAGGCTTAAGACGGGAACTTGCCCAAGGTTGGATAGCCGTACGATTAACTACTCTCAACTTGAAGTTCAGCCTGGTGATAACCCACCGCAGCCATTTTCATTCTCCAGTCGCGGCGTAACGCAGCGGCAGGTGCCGTGTCACATCACCTATACTAACAAACAGACCCATGATGTAATTCGCGCGGCGATCCATCGCTCTCCGATGTATTCCGGAGTGATTAAGAGTCGTGGGCCACGATATTGTCCGTCGATTGAGGATAAGGTTTATCGATTCGCGGATAAGGAGCGGCATCAAATTTTTCTAGAACCAGAAGGTTTGGATACAAATGAGGTTTATCCGAATGGATTATCGACAAGTTTGCCATTAGATGTGCAACTTGAAATGGTGCACTCGATTAAAGGCTTGGAGAATGCCGAGGTGATGCGACCTGGCTATGCTATTGAGTATGATTACTTCGAGCCGACCCAGCTTCATCCAACACTGGAAACTAAGCTGGTCAAAGGCCTCTACCATGCGGGCCAAATCAACGGTACTACTGGCTATGAAGAAGCTGCGGCCCAAGGCATCATGGCAGGAATCAATGCAGTGCTTAGCTTGCGGGGTGAGGAGCCTTTAATCTTTTCTCGCGACCAGGCTTATATTGGAGTTCTTATCGACGATTTGGTGACTAAAGGGACCGACAGCGAGCCCTACCGGATGTTTACCTCCCGAGCAGAATATCGACTCTTGCTTCGAGAAGACAACGCCGATCTGCGCTTAACCGAGATAGGCTATAGAATAGGCCTAAACAGCAGTGAGGCTAACGCTCGGTTGATAGATAAGAAGCGGGCGGTGGAGATGCTGATCAGCCACTTGAATCATAATCAGCTAGCATCTAATGCCGAGATTGATGTTCAATTGGACTCGTTCGGATCGGCCTCGCTTAGTGGTCCGGTTGCTTTGTCTCAATTGCTACGCCGGCCGGAAGTCACTATGGAACGGCTCCGTAAGCTAGTTCCCAATATTCCCAAGGTGGCGCCGGATGTGGAAGCGCAGGCCGAAATTCACATCAAGTACGAGGGTTATGTCAATCGGCAACTGGAGATCGTCGAGCGCTTTCAAAAGATGGAGCATGTCCGCTTGCCAGAAGACATCGACTACGCAAAGATCAGCGGCCTTTCGCGCGAAGTCTGCGAGAAGTTAACTCGCATCCGGCCGCGGTCTATTGGCCAAGCTTCGAGAATATCCGGCATCACACCAGCTGCATTGACGCTTCTTTCGTTTTATATGAAGAAGCGAAAGAGTGCGTAGTTTTCTCCGCCGCCAGGTTCTAAAAGCGATCTTATCCGGCCTAGGTTGGGGCCAGTTTCTTTTGTTTCACGTGAAACGGAAGAAAATGCTTCTAATTCCATAAATTGTATGATACAAAATAGCAAATCCGCAATGATTATATAAATCATTGAATTATAAGGTTATTTTAGTTGTTAAGAATAATCGCTATTGCGAATCAGAAGGGTGGAGTTGGTAAGACTACCACGTCGATTAACCTCGCAGCTTCACTGGCGTTGGCCGCCAAACGGGTTCTGTTAGTCGACCTTGATCCGCAGGGTAACAGTACAACTGGGCTCGGTGTCGATCGGTCGCAGCTAATGGCGAGTCTCTATCACGTGCTTGATGGGACGCGATTTATCGGCGAAGTGTTGTGCCAGACCGCTTTACCTCAGTTGCTTCTAGTTCCGGCGACTAAGGATCTGGTTGGTGCGGAAGTTGAATTGGTCAGTGCCGATCGACGCGAGTATCGCTTGAAGGAAGCGCTAACGTCGGTCTCGGCCCATTATGATTATATCCTGCTCGATTGTCCGCCTTCTTTGGGATTACTCACTTTGAATGCGCTAACGGCCGCTGATGCGTTGCTGATTCCAATTCAAAGCGAATACTACGCGCTTGAGGGGCTGAGCGCGATTTTAGAAACCATGAATCTAGTGCAGAAGGTTTTGAATCCAGGTCTGCATTTAGAAGGCATCGTCATTACCATGTTCGACAGCCGTAATCGCCTATCGCACCAAGTCGTCGAAGAAATACGCGCGCACTTTCCTGACAAACTATTTACCACGATTATCCGCCGCAATGTTCGGCTAAGCGAAAGCCCGAGTTACGGCAAGCCGATTTGTTTGTACGATCCGGCCTCGACGGGCGCACAAGATTATCAAGATCTAGCAAAGGAGTTGATTACCCGTGGAGAACACGTTGTCGACGCAGAAGCGGGGCTTGGGTAGAGGTCTCAGTGCGCTGATTCCCACAGCGGCGGAGCCGATCGTCCCAACGCCTCAAGATAGTTCACCGAAAGAAATCGCCGTCGATCGTATCACCGCGAGTCCATTTCAGCCGCGGCGCAGCTTCGATGAAGCGAAGATCGAAGAACTGGCGGTGTCGATCCGCAACCAAGGCATCATTCAACCGCTAGTGGTCCGGCCCATGGGCGACGGCTACCAACTCATCGCCGGCGAACGGCGTTGGCGCGCGGCGATGCGCGCTGGATTAGCGCGAGTTCCGGTGGTCATTCGGGATGCTAGCGATCATGAAGCGCTGCAACTGGCGCTGGTGGAAAATCTTCAGCGCGAGGATTTGAATGCCATCGAAGAAGCGGCGGCCTATCGCCGACTCCAAGAAGAATTTCACTGGAGCCAAGAAGAGATGGCGGACAAAGTCGGCAAGAGCCGCCCCGCCATCGCAAACTCGCTACGCCTGTTGACTCTGCCGGCGGAGGTTCAACAACAGGTGACTTCCGGCAATCTTCCCGCCGGCCAAGCGCGGGCGCTCTTGGGACTGCACACCGAACCGTTGATTATTTCCGCTTGCCGGGAAGTGATCGCCAAAGGATTATCGACGCGCGACACTGAGAAAATGGTGCGCACGTTATTGGTTGGACGCAAACGGCGCGGTCACCTACCTCTGGTCGATCCGGATCTAAAAGCGGTGGTGGAAAACTTGCAACGTTCCCTCGGCACAAAGGTTCGCTTACTACCGAAGGCGAGATCGGCCAAAGGTAAGATTGAAATCGAATACTACACCCTGGTGGATCTCGAACGGATCATTCAAGTAATTACGACGCGCTTTGTTGCTGCTTAGCGGCCAAGTCAATTAGAAGAAGAATTGAAACCGTCGAGAAAACTAACTTTCCAGCAACGGCTTCAGAGCCGACCACTCGGTGACTGGCGGCGAACAAGTGTAGTTGTGGCAAACGTAAACCGTCGCTTTGCCATCGATCTGCATTTTATCTTGTAGCAGTGGCGATATGTTTAAGAGCGGTTCGCCGGGCGGCGCTAACTGAAGTGTCGAGTTAGGTAGATAGAGAGAATGAATGTCAGCTAACATTTCCTCCGTGCGCGAATCTTGCCGCTCGCCGATGACGACAATTTCCTTCGGTTTCGACAAATAAAAATCCAGCGCGCAGAGCAAATGGGCGAAGCCGAAGGGTTGGCTTTCCATGCCGTCGTAGTAAGCGCGCAGAGTTTTTTCGGCACGCTCGCGATACTCTTCTTTCCCGGTGATGTGATGCAAGCGCAACAACAACTGAGTTGACATGGCGTTGCCCGAGGGAACCGACGCATCGAAAATCGTTTTAGCGCGGCTAATTAACTGCTCATGCGACAAACCGGTGAAATAGAAGCCGCCGTCTCGATCGTCCCAGAACTCGCGCACCATGATGTCGCATAACTCAAGCGCGCGCTCCAACAGCGAAGGGTCGAACAACACTTCATAAGCGTCGAGCAAGCCGATCGCGAGAAAAGCATAATCGTCGAGATAACCGAGGAGCTTGGCTTGGCCGTCTTTGTAAGTGTGCAACAAGAAACCATCGCGAAACAATTGGCGAAAAATAAAATCGACGGTGCGCTTGATCGCTTCGTCGTATTCTGGACACGGCGCAACCTTCATCGCCGCGGCGAAACCGGAAAGCATCAAGCCGTTCCACGCCGTGATAATTTTCTCATCGCGAAATGGTTTGACGCGCTTTTCCCTTTCGGCGAACAATCTCTTTTTCACGTCGGCGACGATCGTTTCGATCTCAGCCGGCTCTTTGCGGAAATATTTGCTCGCTTGCTCGACCGTGAGAATCGGGTGAAGTATATTTTTCTCTTCGAAGTTGCCATATTTACTGACGTCGTAGATCCTACCGAATACTTCAGCCGACTCCGCGCCGACGATGTGATTGACTTCGTCTTCCGTCCAGACAAAGAACTTGCCTTCTACACCTTCGCTGTCCGCATCCTGGGTGGAATAGAATCCGCCTTCAGATTGAAGCATTTCGCGAATCAAATAACTGCAAGACTCATTGACGACATTCAGAAACAACGGGTTCTTGGTGATCGTGTAGGCTTGAGCATAGATGCGAACCAGCTGTGCGTTGTCGTAGAGCATTTTTTCAAAGTGCGGCACGAGCCACTTCGCGTCGACCGAATAACGATGAAATCCGCCGCCGACGTGATCGTAGAGGCCGCCTTGGGCCATCTTAGTCAACGTGTGCGTGACCATTTCTAAATAGCGCTCGTTCCGCGAATGGTGATAGTGGCGCAAGAACAGTTCATATACGCCAACGTTGGGAAACTTCGGTGCTTTTCCGAGGCCACCATTTTCGTCGTCGTAGGCGCGGGCGATGCTTTCGACACCCTCGGCGATAACATTTGGCGAGAATGGTTTTTCGCTATGCACCGATTCCGACATGCGCTGCAATGCGGCTAAAATTTCGCCGACGCTTTTTTCGACGTCCACCGGCCGCTCCCGAAAGGCTTGATTGACTCCCATCAAGATACGTGGAAAGCCCGGCATGCCACCACGGTCTTGCGGTGGAAAATAGGTGCCGCCGTAAAACGGCTTGCGTTCAGGAGTGAGAAACATGGTCATGGGCCAGCCGCCGCGACCGGTGAGCAGCTGCACCGCACTCATGTAGATTTCATCTAAGTCCGGCCGCTCTTCGCGGTCAACTTTGATGTTGACGAACAGTTCGTTCATCAGCCCGGCGATTTGTTCATTCTCAAACGACTCGCGCTCCATCACATGACACCAGTGACAAGCCGAGTAGCCGATGCTCAGTAGGATCGGTTTATTCTTCGCTTGAGCTGCGGCAAAGGCCTCTTCGCCCCAGGGAAACCAATCCACCGGATTGTGCGCATGTTGAATCAAGTACGGACTGGTCTCGCCGATCAGCCGATTGGTGTGTTTGTGTTCCATGGAGTCTTGGGAATCAGCGCACTTTCAAGTCGAAGGCCACCGGACCCTTGTCGCCCTTGCGGGTTTGAAACTGCACGGTGTCGCCTTCATTGATGTCTTCGATCTGCACCCGCGGCGCTAAACTGCTGCGATGAAAAAAAACATCTTCGCTGCTATCGTCCGGCTTGATAAATCCGAAACCTTTGTCGCGCATGATTTTTTTGATTACGCCAGTCATTTTATTCTCTCTTCCCTGCGCACGGCGCAGCGTTGGCTTGACAATTCTTGAGCCGCTCCCTAGTTTGAGCTTTCGATTTCATACAACCAAAAGCCGCTTGAGTTCAATTCTTTATTACATTACCGGTCATGGCTTCGGCCACGCCGTGCGCTCCCATCAGGTGATTCGCGCGCTGTTGCATGCCGATGACGCTTTGTCGGTTCACGTTCGCACCAGCGCAGCGCCGTGGTTGTTTGCCAATTCACCGATGCCGGTCAGCCATTCACGCCAATCCCTCGACGTCGGCATTATCCAGCGCGATAGCTTGCGCATGGAGCTTGCCGAGACGCTGGAATCTTGCCGAATGCTTTATGGCCGCGCCAGCGAGTTGATCGAGCAAGAGTTAGCATTTATCAAGGCGCACAAAATTCAACTCATCGTCGCCGACACACCGCCGCTCGCCTTTGAGATCGCGGCACGAGCTGGACTTCCGTCGGTATCGATTACCAATTTTACCTGGGATTTTATTTACCGCGCTTACCTCGATGAACATGCCGATTTTGCTCCGCTGATCGAACAGATGACCGCGTACTATGGTAAAACTTCGTTGGCGCTGACGCTGCCTTATCCTTGCGACACCAGTATGTTCCCGCGCCAGCAAGCCATCCCCTGGGTGGCACGCCGTTCGACGTTAACCAAAGAGAGAGCGCGCGACAAATTCGATTTGCCTCGGCACGCAACCATCGTACTTATAAGTTTCGGCGGTCTCGGTCTCGATCGTATACCGTGGGACAAGCTCAAACAACAACGACAGTTTATCTTCGTCACCACCGGCGCGACGCAACATGCCGAAGATAACGTCGTCGTTCTTGCCGACACGCAGAATTCCTACGAAGACTTAGTCTGCGCGGTCGATTGCATTGTCACCAAGCCGGGCTACGGTATCGTTGCCGATGTGCTCGCTCATCGTCTGCCAATTCTCTATACCGACCGTGGCGACTTCGCCGAATTTCCCAAGTTAGTCCAAGCGCTGCGCGACTGCGCTACTTGCGAACACATTCCTCAGCAGGAACTACTCGCGGGCAATCTAGAACCGTACTTGTCGAGACTCCTGGCTACACCACCGCACTGGCCGGCAGTTGATTTGCGCGGCGCGGAAGTCGCTGCGGCGGAAATCATGGCCATGCTCTAATTGCCGGTTGACAGCGTACAGCGATTCCTCCAGACTCCAGTGCATTATGGCGATTGAAAAAGTCATCCTCGCTAAGCCGCGCGGCTTTTGCGCCGGCGTCGAAATGGCGATCGAAACGGTGGAGCGCGCACTCAAGAAACATGGCGCGCCGCTCTATGTGTTTCACGAGATCGTGCACAATCTGCATGTCGTCAACGATTTCAAAAAACGCGGTGTGACCTTCGTCAACGCCATCGACGAAATACCCAACGGCGCCAATGTGATCTTCAGCGCCCATGGCATCGCGCCGGCGATCTGGCAGCAAGCTAAAAATAAACATTTGCAATTTGTCATCGACGGCACATGCCCGTTGGTGGAAAAAGTCCATCGCGAAGTGCGCAAGTTCGTTCTCCAGGGCTATTGGATTATTCTCGTCGGCCATCGCAATCACGACGAAATCGTCGGCACCGCCGGCGAAGCGCCGGAGCGCACTTTGGTGGTCGGCAATATCGCCGAAGCGAAAGTTCTCAATGTCCCCGATCCTGACAAGGTCGTGGCCTTGACCCAGACGACTTTGAGCATGGACGACACCAGAGAAATCATCGAAGTTCTCAAGCAGCGCTTTCCACAAATGATCACACCGGCGAAAGACGATATTTGTTACGCGACGCAAAACCGTCAGGATGCGGTGAAACAATTGGTGCGCGCGGTGGATTTGGTTTTGGTCATCGGCTCGAAAAACAGCGAGAACTCCAATCAACTGGTCAGCGTCGCGCGCGCCAACGGCACGCCGGCGCATTTGATCGACGATCACCACGCTATCGATCCGCACTGGCTCGAAGGATTGTCCCGCGTCGGCATCACTTCCGGAGCCTCGGTGCCGGAGCAATTGGTCCAAGCGACTGTCGAATTTTTCCGCGCTCAAGGCGCGCAAGTGGAGCAGGTGGGAATGGTCGAAGAGAATATTCATTTCGCTTTGCCGACGGAGATCGCAGCTGTGGCGAATTAGTTGTTATTTAAGGGAGGCCTTATGGCTCGTATCGTGCACATCGCCGTCAAAGTTGACGATCTGGAAAAGGCTACGGAGTTTTACGAAAAAACTTTTGGCTTCGCCGAAGTTCACACCGGCCAGGTGCGCGATCACACTTCGCGCCATCTGACCGATGGCACCATCGATCTGGCGCTGATCAAATATGACAGCGAAGAGTCCGCCGAATCCCGCGCCGCCGGTCTCGGGCCGTGCATCCACCACTTCGGCATTGAAGTCGATGATATGAAAAGTTCCGCTGCGGAGCTGGCCAAGTTCGGTTGTGAAATCATCAGCGCGCCCGGCGTGATCCCGATCAAATTCCGCGCCCCCGGCGGCACCGTGGCGGAAATCTCGCCCAAGGCGCGCTACGAAAAGCTCAAGCAAGTTTCCTAGACGAAGGCATACTATCGGCGTGGCAATATATCAGTAATGCCAATCAGCAAGTTTCGCTTATGAATGAAACTCAAAAGCTGGCGCGCTATGCGCACGAGTTAAAGTTCCGACAGATTCCCAGTGAAGTCATTGCCCGCGCTAAGGACTGCATGCTCGATACCTTGGCGGTGTCGCTCTACGGCTCGACCAAGCCGTGGAGCAAAATGGTCAGCGGTTTCGTTCTCGCTTCTGGGGCCAAGGGCAACTCCACGGTATTCGGCAGCAAGCACAAGGCGCCGGCAGAGCGCGCAGTGTTGGCAAACGGCACCATGGCCCACGCCTTCGAGCTCGACAACGTGCGCCAGCCGGGCGCCGGTGTGCATCCCGGCGCGACGGGTTTTTTGCCCGCATTTGCCGTGGCTGAACAAACCAAGGCGGACGGTAAGGCGTTGCTCACGGCTTTCGTCGCCGGCTGCGAAGTGATGTCGCGCATCGGCGTGGCCGCAGGAAATTCTCTCGAGCGTAGAGGTTTTCACGCGCCGGGATTGACCGGCACCTTCGGCGCCGCCGTAGCGGCGGGCAGATTGTTGGGGTTGAACGAGAAAAAGTTGGTCAATGCTTTAGGCATCGCCGGTTCCTATTCCGCTGGCCTCATTGAATTTTCCCGCTGTCAGGAAGGCGCCATGATCAAACGGCTCCATCTCGGCAAGGCCGGCGAAGGCGGCGTCACAGCGGCGCAATTGGCGGCGCGCGGTTTTGCCGGACCGGAGAGCGTGCTCGAAGGCAAGTTCGGTTTTTGCCAGAGCTTTTCCGATTCGCCCAAACTCGATTATCTCACTTATCGTTTGGGGCGAGTGTGGGAAAGCATGAATATCTGCATCAAGCGCTGTGCGGTTCATATCAATGCCCACGCGCCTATCGAAGCGTTGCAAGCCCTGCGCGCTGAATTCAAATTCAAGCCCGAGGACATTCGCGAGATCGAAATCGGCGGTATCGAAAAGTTAGTGACACACCATGGCAATTATCAGCCCAGCGATTTGATGATGGCGCAATACAGCATTCCCTTCTGCGTCGCCTTGAGCGTTTTTTTCGATCCCACCGATCCGGCCAATATCACCGAACAAAAACTCAGGGACAAAAAAATTGTCGCGCTGATGCGCAAGGTCCGCCTTAAAGTCGACCACGAGATCGAAGCCAAAGGTTGGGACCGCGCGGCGCGGGTGACCGTCGCGCTGGGCAACAAACAGCGCCATTCAAAGTTGGTAATCCACTTCAAAGGCACGCCGCTCAATCCCATGACCGGCGCGGCAGTCGAAGATAAGGCGCGCCAGTTGACCCGAGGAATTTTATCACCGCTCAAATTGGCCCGGCTCGTCGATACCGTGGCCAACTTGGAAAAGCTCGACGATGTGTCGAAGCTCGGTGACTTGTTGCGCATTACATCGTGACGCTTTGCGCTAGCGCACCCCGCCGCCAAAAATATATTTCTAACTCTGATCACTCGGTAAAAAACCTATTGCCCGCTCACTAGGCATTCGCCTTTTTTGTAAGCACCAGTTTTTTCGATTTCCGACACTGTGCTGCAAAATTCTTTTAAAATTAGCTAGACAGAGAAATTGTTTTTGTGGCATAAGCGTTGCTTTGGTCCGTGCGAAGGGCTGTTTTCAAGCTTTGAACGCCTAATTATCTTGCAACAAACGAGGAGGTTGGTTTGTGAAGCCACAAAAACTGGGTTACTTGGCGATGTTTCTTTTAGCGCTATTAATGTTTTGTCAATTTGCCGTTTCGGTTAGCGCCCAAGAGCCTACGGCTCCCGCCGCTGCGCTACCTGCTGTGAATGCTCCAGCAGCAACAACTCCGCCTCCCACCGCGGCGCCCGCGAAGATCGACAAAGCTGACAACGCGTGGATGCTCACCTCGACCGCGCTGGTGTTGATGATGACGATTCCCGGATTGTTTCTCTTCTATGGCGGCTTGGTACGCAGCAAGAATGTTCTCGCCACCATCATGCAAAGCTTCATCCTGGTCGGTGTCGTCACCGTTCAATGGGTGTTGTGGGGCTACTCCGTGGCCTTTGGACCTGACATTGGCGGCTTATTCGGTTCTCTCGCCTGGGTTGGTTTGAATGGCGTCGGCGTAGAGCCCAACGCGGATTACGCTGCCACTATTCCCCATATGACTTTCATGGTTTATCAGATGATGTTCGCCGTCATCACGCCGGCGTTGATCACTGGCGCGATCGCCGAACGGGCCAAGTTCAGTACGTTTCTGGTGTTCATGCTCCTATGGTCGAGCCTGGTTTACGATCCTCTCGCACATTGGGTTTGGGGCGTTAAAGGCTGGATGCGCGAGATGGGCGCGTTGGATTTCGCTGGCGGCACAGTGGTGCATATCAGCTCGGGCGCGTCGGCGTTCGTAGCTGCGATCATGTTTGGCCGGCGCATCAATTACGGTCAAGAAGCGATGCCGCCGCATAATCTCCCGTTCAGTGTCATCGGCGCCGGCCTTCTTTGGGTTGGTTGGTTTGGCTTCAACGCCGGCAGCGCGCTGGCGGCCGATGGCTTGGCGACTTCGGCTTTTGTCGCGACTCATGTGGCCACCGCGGCGGCGGCGCTTGCCTGGATGGCGATGGACTGGCTACGCGGCAAACCAACCATGCTTGGCGCGGCTAGCGGCGCGGTCGCTGGCTTGGTCGCGATCACGCCAGGTGCAGGCTTCGTCAGTCCAATGTCAGCGCTGGTGATTGGCGCGGTTGGCGGCGTGCTTTGCTCCATTGCTTGCAGCCTCAAACCAAAGTTCGGCTACGACGATTCGCTCGACGTTGTCGGGGTGCACGGCGTCGGCGGGACGTGGGGCGCGTTGGCGACCGGACTATTCGCGTCGAAAGCGATCAATGCGGCTGGCAACGACGGACTATTTTTTGGCAACCCCGGACAGCTTTGGATTCAGTTCGTGACTGTCATCGTGACCATTGTTTTTGCGATGGTTATGACTGTCGTCATTCTGGGAATTTTGAAAGCAACCATGGGTCTGCGCGTCGCCAACGATGAAGAGCGCATGGGCTTGGATTTGACCCAACATAATGAGCGCGCCTACGAGTAAACGATCGGTTCCAAGGACTAGTTCTAAACAAAAGAATGTGATAACTGAATTGCGACTTCAAATTATATTCACCCATTAAGGAGAGGAGCAAAGCCAAATGTCAGTCAAAGACGCCCTAGAGATGGCGAAGAAGAATAAGGTAGAGATCGTCGATTTCAAGTTTATCGACGTACCGGGATTGTGGCAGCACTTTTCGATACCGGCGACGGATTTCGACGCCGACAAGTTCGAACAGGGGCTGGGTTTCGATGGATCGAGTATTCGTGGATTTCAGAGCATCAACGAATCCGACATGAT is a window from the Deltaproteobacteria bacterium genome containing:
- the ispH gene encoding 4-hydroxy-3-methylbut-2-enyl diphosphate reductase yields the protein MAIEKVILAKPRGFCAGVEMAIETVERALKKHGAPLYVFHEIVHNLHVVNDFKKRGVTFVNAIDEIPNGANVIFSAHGIAPAIWQQAKNKHLQFVIDGTCPLVEKVHREVRKFVLQGYWIILVGHRNHDEIVGTAGEAPERTLVVGNIAEAKVLNVPDPDKVVALTQTTLSMDDTREIIEVLKQRFPQMITPAKDDICYATQNRQDAVKQLVRAVDLVLVIGSKNSENSNQLVSVARANGTPAHLIDDHHAIDPHWLEGLSRVGITSGASVPEQLVQATVEFFRAQGAQVEQVGMVEENIHFALPTEIAAVAN
- a CDS encoding thioredoxin domain-containing protein, with the translated sequence MEHKHTNRLIGETSPYLIQHAHNPVDWFPWGEEAFAAAQAKNKPILLSIGYSACHWCHVMERESFENEQIAGLMNELFVNIKVDREERPDLDEIYMSAVQLLTGRGGWPMTMFLTPERKPFYGGTYFPPQDRGGMPGFPRILMGVNQAFRERPVDVEKSVGEILAALQRMSESVHSEKPFSPNVIAEGVESIARAYDDENGGLGKAPKFPNVGVYELFLRHYHHSRNERYLEMVTHTLTKMAQGGLYDHVGGGFHRYSVDAKWLVPHFEKMLYDNAQLVRIYAQAYTITKNPLFLNVVNESCSYLIREMLQSEGGFYSTQDADSEGVEGKFFVWTEDEVNHIVGAESAEVFGRIYDVSKYGNFEEKNILHPILTVEQASKYFRKEPAEIETIVADVKKRLFAEREKRVKPFRDEKIITAWNGLMLSGFAAAMKVAPCPEYDEAIKRTVDFIFRQLFRDGFLLHTYKDGQAKLLGYLDDYAFLAIGLLDAYEVLFDPSLLERALELCDIMVREFWDDRDGGFYFTGLSHEQLISRAKTIFDASVPSGNAMSTQLLLRLHHITGKEEYRERAEKTLRAYYDGMESQPFGFAHLLCALDFYLSKPKEIVVIGERQDSRTEEMLADIHSLYLPNSTLQLAPPGEPLLNISPLLQDKMQIDGKATVYVCHNYTCSPPVTEWSALKPLLES
- a CDS encoding cold shock domain-containing protein gives rise to the protein MTGVIKKIMRDKGFGFIKPDDSSEDVFFHRSSLAPRVQIEDINEGDTVQFQTRKGDKGPVAFDLKVR
- a CDS encoding MmgE/PrpD family protein; its protein translation is MNETQKLARYAHELKFRQIPSEVIARAKDCMLDTLAVSLYGSTKPWSKMVSGFVLASGAKGNSTVFGSKHKAPAERAVLANGTMAHAFELDNVRQPGAGVHPGATGFLPAFAVAEQTKADGKALLTAFVAGCEVMSRIGVAAGNSLERRGFHAPGLTGTFGAAVAAGRLLGLNEKKLVNALGIAGSYSAGLIEFSRCQEGAMIKRLHLGKAGEGGVTAAQLAARGFAGPESVLEGKFGFCQSFSDSPKLDYLTYRLGRVWESMNICIKRCAVHINAHAPIEALQALRAEFKFKPEDIREIEIGGIEKLVTHHGNYQPSDLMMAQYSIPFCVALSVFFDPTDPANITEQKLRDKKIVALMRKVRLKVDHEIEAKGWDRAARVTVALGNKQRHSKLVIHFKGTPLNPMTGAAVEDKARQLTRGILSPLKLARLVDTVANLEKLDDVSKLGDLLRITS
- a CDS encoding VOC family protein, translated to MARIVHIAVKVDDLEKATEFYEKTFGFAEVHTGQVRDHTSRHLTDGTIDLALIKYDSEESAESRAAGLGPCIHHFGIEVDDMKSSAAELAKFGCEIISAPGVIPIKFRAPGGTVAEISPKARYEKLKQVS